One part of the Thermodesulfovibrionales bacterium genome encodes these proteins:
- the nudC gene encoding NAD(+) diphosphatase: MPFEPAFLPKSGRSDTDWWFVFCGDRLLVKATAIDLRIPSYSDLIPVKQNLSRTSYLGTFGSLPCYSGEVDEDIMNLEGISFQELRPLLGLLGEEIFSVAARAFQILHWDRTHQFCGRCGGQTEPKDEERARVCTQCGLVHYPTVSPATIVAVTKGRQILLARSHRFHSDFYSVLAGFVEYGETFEECVKREVKEEVGIDVKNIRYFGSQHWPFPNTLMVGFTAEYGGGAITPDDLEIKDARWFDADDLPAIPMKGSIARRLIDWFIEECG, encoded by the coding sequence GTGCCCTTCGAACCAGCGTTCTTGCCGAAATCGGGGCGATCTGATACAGACTGGTGGTTCGTCTTTTGCGGCGACAGACTATTGGTAAAAGCTACCGCGATTGATCTCCGCATACCGTCATATTCTGACTTGATCCCCGTAAAACAGAATCTCTCAAGAACGAGCTACCTCGGAACATTCGGCAGTCTTCCCTGCTACTCTGGTGAAGTCGATGAAGATATCATGAATCTCGAAGGGATCAGCTTTCAGGAACTGAGACCGCTCCTCGGACTTCTCGGAGAGGAGATCTTTTCGGTCGCTGCAAGGGCTTTTCAAATCCTCCATTGGGACAGGACTCACCAATTTTGCGGGAGGTGCGGGGGTCAGACTGAACCGAAAGATGAGGAACGGGCGAGGGTCTGCACGCAATGCGGCCTCGTCCATTATCCGACAGTATCTCCTGCCACGATAGTGGCGGTCACAAAGGGCCGGCAGATACTCCTTGCCCGATCCCACAGGTTTCATTCTGACTTTTACAGCGTATTGGCGGGATTTGTGGAATACGGCGAGACTTTTGAAGAGTGCGTGAAAAGGGAGGTCAAGGAGGAAGTGGGGATAGACGTCAAGAATATCCGCTACTTCGGAAGCCAGCACTGGCCCTTTCCGAATACGTTGATGGTCGGATTTACCGCTGAATATGGGGGCGGCGCGATCACCCCGGATGATCTCGAAATCAAGGATGCCCGGTGGTTTGACGCCGACGATCTTCCCGCGATACCCATGAAAGGGTCAATAGCCCGCCGGCTTATCGATTGGTTTATAGAAGAGTGCGGGTAA
- a CDS encoding HAMP domain-containing sensor histidine kinase — MLKSLWIKFLLLLFAVCLIAISTAFLLREFMISDFREYLEGEREDRAYLITASLESGFDKHSGWDREAVVENTVWALMLGFDIELYDEKGTLVMDTDQAVEGLSPLVKKRIAGILESRADSVTSDYVTYSLFLGGRDIGQVKLRFLNPHKEKVFVRRSDRFLLLSIIILGGFAILVSILFSKRLTDPIKGLTKAAVDLGEGDLKRRVVISGGDEIGRLSGAFNRMAQALETHESLRRKLTANVAHELRTPIGAMRGELEAMMDGYIPADRENLQSLYAEIGRLRKLLDGLEELSLAEASSLTLERQSFELGPFLAGIIGRLSATSEERRISLELSCGEGLYIQADPNRLSQIVINLVSNAIKACGPGGRVVVAADRQGNSVRIRVTDNGSGIKEKDLPFIFERFYKTSGDGLGLGLAIVKELVEAHGGKVTVSSEYGKGSEFTVLIPFG; from the coding sequence ATGCTTAAGAGCCTCTGGATAAAATTCCTGCTCTTGCTCTTTGCGGTCTGCCTCATCGCGATCTCTACCGCCTTTCTCCTTCGTGAGTTTATGATATCCGATTTCCGGGAATATCTCGAAGGGGAGAGAGAAGACCGGGCATACTTAATCACGGCATCTCTCGAGAGCGGTTTCGATAAACATTCGGGATGGGACAGAGAGGCTGTGGTTGAGAATACGGTCTGGGCCCTCATGCTCGGCTTCGATATCGAGCTTTACGATGAAAAGGGAACTTTGGTGATGGACACGGATCAGGCGGTGGAAGGCCTCTCTCCGCTCGTCAAAAAAAGAATAGCGGGCATTTTAGAGTCAAGAGCCGATTCCGTGACATCCGATTACGTCACCTACTCCCTCTTCCTGGGTGGCAGGGACATCGGACAGGTGAAGCTCAGGTTTCTTAATCCTCATAAGGAGAAGGTCTTCGTGAGGAGGTCGGACCGGTTTCTTCTCCTCTCCATCATTATCCTGGGCGGGTTTGCGATCCTGGTGAGTATTCTGTTTTCAAAAAGATTGACCGATCCCATAAAAGGGCTCACGAAGGCGGCAGTCGATTTGGGAGAAGGAGATCTGAAGCGGAGGGTCGTGATCTCCGGCGGAGACGAAATAGGCAGGCTCTCCGGAGCGTTCAATCGAATGGCGCAGGCGCTGGAGACGCATGAGTCTCTCAGGAGAAAGCTGACAGCGAATGTCGCTCACGAGCTCAGGACCCCCATCGGCGCGATGAGGGGTGAACTCGAGGCGATGATGGACGGCTATATCCCGGCAGATAGAGAAAACCTGCAGTCTCTCTACGCGGAGATAGGAAGACTTCGCAAACTCCTTGACGGATTAGAGGAACTTTCGCTTGCAGAGGCGAGCAGCCTCACCCTCGAGCGGCAATCGTTCGAACTTGGACCCTTTCTCGCCGGCATCATCGGCAGGCTCTCAGCGACCTCTGAAGAGAGGCGCATCTCCCTCGAACTCTCCTGCGGGGAAGGACTTTACATCCAGGCAGATCCTAACCGGCTGAGCCAGATTGTCATCAACCTCGTCAGCAACGCGATAAAGGCATGCGGGCCGGGAGGCAGGGTAGTGGTCGCAGCCGACCGGCAGGGGAACAGTGTCCGGATTCGTGTCACTGACAATGGCAGCGGCATAAAAGAAAAAGATCTCCCTTTCATCTTCGAGCGCTTTTACAAAACTTCCGGAGACGGGCTTGGGCTCGGTCTTGCCATCGTAAAGGAACTCGTGGAGGCCCACGGGGGGAAGGTCACCGTCTCAAGCGAGTACGGTAAAGGGTCAGAGTTTACTGTCCTTATTCCGTTTGGTTAA
- a CDS encoding response regulator transcription factor — protein sequence MIEPILLVEDDRKIARVVKIYLEGAGYRVVHVEKGRDAIDAATKERPLLVLLDLMLPDITGEETCQELKELGDFPIIMMTSKSAEEERVAGFALGADDYVVKPFSPRELVYRVKAVLKRAGKGELESGPISYNEGRLIIDGQRYAVEKRANPVDLTPTEFKVLHALASHPGKVFTREELVEKALGYEFEGYERSIDAHIKNIRQKLEDDPKRPSFIITIYGVGYRFSGKRDA from the coding sequence ATGATCGAGCCGATTCTATTGGTCGAAGATGACAGGAAGATCGCGAGGGTAGTAAAAATCTATCTCGAGGGCGCGGGATACCGGGTGGTCCACGTCGAAAAGGGCAGGGACGCCATAGATGCCGCGACGAAAGAGAGGCCCCTCCTCGTCCTCCTGGACCTCATGCTGCCAGACATCACGGGTGAGGAGACCTGCCAGGAATTGAAGGAACTCGGCGATTTCCCGATTATCATGATGACTTCCAAATCCGCCGAGGAAGAGAGGGTGGCCGGTTTCGCACTCGGTGCCGACGATTATGTGGTGAAGCCTTTCAGCCCGCGTGAACTGGTATACAGGGTCAAGGCAGTCTTGAAGCGCGCAGGGAAAGGGGAACTCGAATCAGGGCCGATCAGTTACAACGAAGGCAGACTCATAATCGACGGCCAGCGGTACGCGGTCGAAAAAAGGGCTAACCCCGTAGATCTGACGCCGACCGAATTCAAGGTGCTCCATGCGCTCGCATCTCATCCCGGCAAGGTCTTCACCAGAGAAGAATTGGTCGAGAAGGCGCTCGGTTATGAGTTTGAGGGATATGAAAGAAGCATAGACGCGCATATAAAGAATATCAGGCAAAAGCTGGAAGACGACCCGAAAAGGCCCTCATTCATAATCACCATTTACGGTGTCGGATATCGGTTTTCAGGGAAGAGGGATGCTTAA